The Brassica napus cultivar Da-Ae chromosome C1, Da-Ae, whole genome shotgun sequence DNA segment atataaaatactaaagtattttaatttctaaatttactttgaattttgtttttgataaaagctttgaacaaatattgaaaacttaatttaaaaaaaaatataaattactaaaactgttaatcccacaatgaaagtTTTGTTATccgtaatttaaagtttttgctataaaagatacaaatgataaaaaaaaacccataTGAATagaaaaacatcatttaataaacaataatattaaaaatatactatgtatgttaatatcttttatatttaattataaatcctatcaaatagaaaaaaaatattgtttggattaataaaattgatttatatgtttgcaccaatttaattatatatataatagttactgacttttagttattcaatatatatttattattttataataaataaatacataaaatacataaaataatttatatatataatgctcCGCACGGCTGGTCTTAATCTACTATCATGGTAAAGCTAGAGAAGCAGTATGCGCTCACCTTAAATAATCCacctttgcattgttttaagaaaataaaatcagtTTCTAGTTTCcataaggaaaataaaaatcgaTGGAACCGTCTCTTGAGCATGTGATGCTCGTATCTTTCCCAGGCCAAGGTCACATAAACCCTCTACTTCGTCTCGGAAAGCTCATAGCTTCGAAAGGCCTACTGGTCACCTTTGTCACCACAGAGCAGCCATGGGGAGAGAAGATGCGTCAAGCCAACAAGATTCAAGACGGCGTGCTCAAACCGGTCGGTTTAGGTTTCCTCCGGTTCGAGTTCTTCAACGATGGGTTAGCAGACGATGACGAAAAAAGAACCAACTTCCAAGCCTTCCGACCACACCTTGAACTTGTCGGAAAACGGGAGATCAAGAACCTCATCAAGAGAAACGAGCAAGAGGAAAAGCAACCTGTGAGGTGTCTTATAAACAACGCTTTTGTGCCGTGGGTGTGTGACGTGGCTGATGAGCTTCTTATCCCTTCGGCTGTTCTTTGGGTCCAGTCTTGCGCTTGTCTCACCGCTTATTATTATTACCACCACCGGTTAGTTAAGTTTCCGACCAAAACTGAGCCGGAGATTAACGTTGAAATCCCAAGCTTACCGTTGTTGAAGCATGACGAGATCCCAAGCTTCCTTCACCCTTCATCTCCCTTTGCAGCTTATGGAGAAGTCATTTTAGACCTGCTCAAGCGACTTGAAAACCACAAGCCTCTCTTTGTTTTCATCGACACTTTTCAAGAACTAGAAAAAGAGATCATTGACCACATGTCTAACCTTTGTCCTCAAGTCAAGTTTAGCCCTCTCGGTCCTCTCTTCAAGATGGCTCAAACCATAAGCTCTGACGTTAAGGGAGACATCTCTGCCCCAGCGAGTGACTGCATGGAGTGGCTCGACTCGAGAGAACCATCCTCAGTCGtctatatttcctttgggactaTAGTCCACTTAAAGCAAGAGCAGTTCGAGGAGATCGCTCATGGTGTTTTGAGTTCTGGTTTGTCGTTCTTATGGGTGGTTCGGCCTCCTATGGAAGGGTCAAGCGTGAAACCATATGTTTTGCCTCCTGAGCTTGAAGAGAAAGGGAAGATCGTTGAATGGTGTCCTCAAGAGAGAGTGTTGGCTCATCCTGCGGTTGCTTGCTTCTTAAGTCACTGCGGATGGAACTCGACAATGGAGGCTCTGTCTTCGGGAGTTCCCATGGTCTGTTTTCCGATGTGGGGAGATCAGGTTACTGATGCTGTGTACTTGGTTGATGTTTTCAAGACAGGAGTGAGACTTGGTCGCGGAGCGGCTGAGGAGAAGATTGTTCTGAGGGAGGTTGTGTCGGAGAAGCTGCTTGAGGCCACCGTTGGGGAAAAGGCGGTGGAGCTTAGAGAAAGCGCGCGGAGGTGGAAGGAAGAAGCGGAGGCAGCCGTGGCGTACGGTGGATCATCGGATAGGAACTTTCAAGAGTTTGTGGACGAGTTGGTTACGAAATCTGTGGCGAGAAAAGACAACGGAGAATACTCATGATGATGTCACGTAATATTCCAAATTGTTGATGTAACTCCGAAACCTAGACACCACTACAGTATTCatattatctttttctttttctttttgggtaAATAACACATAAATCCCATCTCATGCTCTAGTGATGTCGTTTTCTATCAATTTTACATTCTATTCTATTTCATCACTTCGAGCCACAAGCACTTAGATTTTTAAAACCATTTTGATGCATTCACTGCAAGAAAACGTGGTCATAACGACCAAGAGTTACGACTACAATAGTGTCGTCGTAATGTAACATGATGTTTACGTCAACGTTAGTTAGGACGACATATAATGTCATCGTAAAGTAGACGTAAATGTCATCGTAAAGTAGACATAAATTTGCTACCAaatgttttcgtcgtaaagtaaCGTTTTTTTAACGACGATCTAGTCGTAGAATTGCTACAAAAAGTCTTCGTCGTAAATTAGTCATAATTATACGACTAGATTACGATGACCattggtttcgtcgtaaacacgTCGGTAAATTACgtctattttaaatataatattttccatCTAATTAACGACCTTATTACGAGGAATGCAGTTGTAAATTAGTAGTAAAGTTTATGGTAACATAAATTAGTCGTAACATTCCCACCTACCAAAATcgaaattttcttataaatatgcTCTCCTCGCTCTCATTCTCAAATGcacagaaaaacaaaaaaaaaaacaaaaaaaaatttaaaaatgtctCGAGATATCTATGAGTTTCGGAGTTGGATGTATGCACACACAAAGATTCTGCAGGAAGAGTGACAAGTGAATTTCTCAACGGAGCATAAACATTCATGTACCAGGCAGAAAATACATCTCTCATGCAAGAAACAAGTAAAATGTTTTGTCCCTGTCGTAAATGCAAGAATACCAAGTTTGCTCAGAGTGAAACAGTTTGGAAACATATAGTAAATAGAGGATTTACTCCACATTACTACATCTGGTTTCACCATGGAGAGGGTGATAGtaggaatgaagctagtagtagtaatcagGTTGAAAATGTTGGTAACAGAGATGAACCGAGTCATTTGCATTCTGAAATCCCTCTGGAGGatcagatggtagatcatgataggacGCATGATATGGTTACATATGCATTTTGTGAAACTACATCAATAATAGAGGAAGTAGAAAATGTAGAAGGGCCTAACTTGGaggcaaaaatattttatgaaatgctagctGCAGCTAATCAGCCAATTTACgaaggttgtagagaaggtTTTTCTAAATTATCATTGGCAGCTAGGATGATCATAACTTACCTGAAGCTTGTATGGATGCGTGGGCTGAGTTgcttaaagagtatttgccagaagataATTTGtgtgctgaatcttattatgagattcagaaacttgCTCATAGTCTTAGCttaccttcggagatgatagatgtgtGTATAGAAAATTGTATGATCTACTAGAGGGAAGATGCAGAATTGTTGGAGTGTAAAttttgcaagaagccacgatataAACCAGAAGGACGTGAgcggaatagggtaccgtaccagcGGATTGGTACTTCCCTATTACGGATAGACTAAAGAGATTATATCAATCAGAAAAAACTGCAGCAGCGATGATATGGCATGCCGAACATACTCAGAAGGAGGGCGAGATCAATCAACCGTCAGATGAAAAAGCGTGGAAACACTTGAATTAGGTTCACAAAAATTTTGCAAGCAACATtcgaaatgtttatcttggattatgcaCAGAGGGATTTTGTCCTTTTGGAATGCCTGGAAGACAGTACTCGCTTTGGCCAGTCATCCTGACGCCATACAACCTTCCACCAGAGATGTGTATGGAAAGAGAATTTCTTTTCATGAGTATATTGATACATTGGCCTAAGCATCCGAAGCGGTCTCtcgatgttttcctacaacctcTGATAGAAGAATTGAAGGAATTGTGGTGAACTGGGGCGCAGACATATGATTGAcgaaaaaaaattttacaatGCGAGCAGTTCTTCTGTGGACCATCAGTGACTTTCTTGCATATGAGATGTTATCAGGTTAGACTACGCATGGGATACTAGCTTGTCCTTATTGTATGGGAAGCGTATGTGCATTTCAGCTGAAGCATGGTAGGAAGACgtcttggtttgattgtcatagtagatttcttcccattaaccatacataccgacgaaacaagacATTGTTCAGGTCAAAAGTGGTTGTACGGGACAATGCACCACCTTATTTATCTGGAGAGGAAATCAAGAAAGATATTGATTACTATGGTGCAGAAGAAACAGCCAGTAAATGAGGTAATTGGCATACTACTGCAAATATGGGTGATGGTTACGGGACACAACATAattggcacaaaaagagtatattttgggaactACCATACTTGAAGGATCTGCTTCTATGACACAATCTTGATGTGATGCACATAGGGAAGAACTTCTTTGACAACATCATCAATACATTATTGAACGTCCccgggaagacaaaagataacaagaacTCAAGGTTGGATTTGCATGCATTATGTTCTAGGAGTGAGCTGCATATTAACGACGATGGGAAAATTCCGGTTCCTATTTTCAGATTGTCAGCAGAAGCAACAGCGGCGTTGTTCAAGTGGGTGACCTCAGATGTGAAGTTTTCAGATGGATACGTATCAAATctatcaagatgtgttgaacagGGGCATAAATGTTcagggatgaagagtcatgactgtcatgtgtttatgcaacgacttctacCATTTACATTTGCGGAGTTCTTTCCAAAAAATGTTCACGAAGCACTTGCGGGTAATAAACGCATTACTATTAGAACATATATATAGACATACGAATATACCCTTGTATAGGATTAGGGTTTACTATGTAAAGCTATATATAGAGTCCTTAATAATACAAGGAGGGCATCGAGCACTACCTCTTATACACAaacttacatggtatcagagcgggtttaaccctagccgtcaaatatctttctttctcttcacGTTTTCTTTTcccctctcttctcttctcttacgctttcttcttccttctccttaTTGTCTTATTCCCCTTTCCTCTCGATAGCTTTAACGGGTAATGACAAACCCTTTGGGATCAACCAGATCCGGGCATATGTCCCAATCATCCTTGACCTCCAAAAGCTCAACTATGATACATGGAGAGAGCTTTTCGAGACTCACTGTCTCACGTTTGGAGTTGCGGATCACATCGACGGCTCCTCCTCTCCAACACCAACAACTGAGAAACAGTGGCGCGAACGAGACGGACTCGTTAAGATGTGGATTTATGGCACGATCTCTGAAACGATACTTGAAACTGTTCTCAAAACCAATTGCACAGCTCGAGAGTTATGGCTCTCAATCGAGAACTTGTTTCGCGACAACAAAGAAGTCTGTGCCATTGAGCTGGATCATAAGCTGCGAACAATAACCATGGGAGATCTCGATCTCACCGAGTATTGCAGAAAACTCAAGAAAACCTCCGACCTACTCGGAAACATCGAATCTCCAGTTCCGGAACGCACTCTTGTGGCATACCTCCTCAACGGATTGACAGAGAAGTATGATAATATCATCAACGTTATCAAACATCAAACTCCTTTCTCAACATTTACCAAAGCTCAGTCAATGCTTGACATGGAAGAAAAGCGACTTGCAAAGCAAGTTAAGCCTCAACCTGTGCACACTCAAAACTCATCTGCGCCTACTATGTTGTACAATAGTTCTGATCAAGACCAACAACAACGACACAACAATCAATCCAACGGACACCAAGACATAGGATAAAAAAACAGGGGACGAGGAGGACGACACAATCGCGGCCGCAGATGCAACTACAACTTGTGGAATCAACAATACAGCTATCCACCGCAAGCATGGAACTATGGACCTTCCCCATGGTCATACCCGCAATACGGCCCTCCGTCAGCTCCTCCTACTTACTATCCTCCACAACACCAATATGCGCCTCCTCGTACCAGTATCCTTGGTCCCTATGTCACACAACCAAGAACCGAAGCCCACATGGCACACGGAGTTCAGACGTTCACACAACCGATGACTCAGCCACAATATCTCCCAGCGGAACTCACCAATGCATTCAACACAATGACACTACAAAACCCGGTGGACTCAACGTGGTACATGGATTCAGGAGCGACTAATCACATAACGGCTCAGCCAGGTACACTTCGTTCCACTTTTAATTCGAGTGTCAATCCATTAGTCATGGTTGGTAATGGATCCCTTTCACGAGTTACACAACTTGGAAATGGGATCATTGGTCCAAAACATCATCCTCTTCATCTTAACCATGTGTTGGTGTGTCCATCTTTTGTTAAGAATCTTGTTTCAGTTCGACGCTTCACCATTGACAATCATTGTTCAGTTGAGTTTGACCCGTATGGTTTTTGTGTAAAGGATCTGAAAACCAAGACCAAGCTGCTCCGGTACAATAGCTCTGGCCCGCTGTACTCGATGACTCCTACGAACGAGGCCACACCACTCGCATTAGCTGCTTCGACAACAAGTGCTTTGATTTGGCATCGTCGTCTCGGTCACCCAGGAAATTCAGTTTTATCTTCTCTATCTTCCGCTGGTTCTGTTACGTATAATAAGGCCGACTTGACAACATTGTGTCATGCGTGTCAGTTAGGAAAACATGTTCGCTTGCCTTTTAAATCTTCTACTTCGAGTGTTTCTGCAGCTTTCGACATTGTGCACTCAGATATTTGGACATCTCCTGTCTCAAGTTTTGGGGTCATGAAATATTATGTTATCTTTCTTGATCAGTTTTCTAACTTCGTTTGGGCATACCCTCTTCGGAAAAAGAGCGAAACGTTTGCCAAGTACTTGTATTTTTCTGCTTACGTCCGTAATCAATTCAAGTGTACAATTAAAGCATTACAATGCGACAACGGCGGCGAATATAACAATCGTGTCTTTCTGGATCATCTTGCGTCTGAAGGCACCAGTCTTCACTTCTCATGCCCGCACACATCACAACAAAATGGGCGCGCTGAGCGGATGTTAAGAACGATCAACAATCTCATACCATCCCTGCACTTCCAGGCACACATGTCACCACAATTCTGGGTTGAGACGCTACATACAGCCACACACCTGCTCAACATCCTTCCATCTAAGTCAATTGGTGACAAGGTTCCGTACACAACTCTGTTTGCTCGAGCACCAACATATCATCACCTCTGAGTTTTTGGGTGCCTGTGCTACCCTAACTTGTACGCAACATCACGTCACAAACTTTCTCACCGAGCATCTGATTGTGCCTTTCTTGGATACCCATCAGATCATAGAGGCTACAGGTGCCTTGACTTGAAAACAAGAAAGATAATCTTCTCTCGACATGTTACATTTGACGAAATGGTCTTTCCCCTGGCTCCATCAACAACAGAGTCTCCGGTCGCTGTCTTTGATCCTCTACCTCTTGATCTACCTCCACTGATCCCACGGCTCTCAATGGAAACAACACAAACGCCTGCAGCACCAACGGCTCCACTGCCACCTGCTCAGCCTACTCACCCTATGGTGACACGAAGCAAAAGCGGCATAGTCAAACCACAGGTACAATTGTGTCTCCACACAGCAGCTATGTCACCCCTACCTACCTCCCATGTCCAAGCTTTAAAGGATCCCAATTGGAATCCAGCCATGCAAATGAAATATGACTCTCAAATTAAAAGTGGAACGTGGTCTTTAGTACCGTGGCCTGTTGCTACTAATGTGATTCGTTCTATGTGGCTTTACAGGCACAAATTTGATGCAGAAGGGAACATTGTTCCCCACAAAGCACGATTAGTCAGAAATGGCAAATCACAGGAAGTAGGCGTCGACAGTGATGAGACATTTAGCCCGGTTGTGAAACCTGCGACAATACGAATGGTGTTGGACCTTGCTCTTGCTCGGGACTGGCCTCTTCACCAACTCGATGTCAAAAATGCCTTCTTACACGGCGATCTTGAAGAGACTGTTTATATGCATCAACCGCCTGGGTTTGTTGATCCTAAACGACCTAACCATGTCTGCCTTCTCAAGAAATCACTCTATGGGATTAAACAAGCACCACGGGCATGGTACAATCGTTTCACCACGTTTGTACGCAAACTTGGGTTCATTCAGAGCTCCAGCGATGCGTCTCTTTTTATATTCTGCAGAGGCTTGTATATGGCGTATCTTCTactatatgtagatgacataaTCTTCACAGCATCATCTCAACAGCTTGTCACCAAAATCGTTCAAGCTTTGAGCTCCGAATTTGAGATGACTGACCTCAGGCAGCTTCACTATTTTCTCGGTATTGCGGTCAAGCGAAACTCTTCTGGACTCTTCCTGCAGCAACAAAATTATGCCGCAGATATTCTCAACCGAGCAAACATGAGTGCCTGCAACCCATGTTTGACACCAGTAGACACAAAAGCAAAACTAGCAGCTGATGATGGACCACCTGTTAAGGATCCAAAGCTCTACCGCAGCCTCGCTGGAGCATTGCAGTATCTCACATTCACTCGACCTGACATGTCCTTCGCAGTCCAACAAATCTGCTTATTCATGCATGACCCTCGGGAATCACATTTCAACGCACTAAAACGCATTCTTCGGTATGTCAAAGGAACAATATCGCATGGTCTGCAACTCAA contains these protein-coding regions:
- the LOC106446869 gene encoding UDP-glycosyltransferase 84A3, whose product is MEPSLEHVMLVSFPGQGHINPLLRLGKLIASKGLLVTFVTTEQPWGEKMRQANKIQDGVLKPVGLGFLRFEFFNDGLADDDEKRTNFQAFRPHLELVGKREIKNLIKRNEQEEKQPVRCLINNAFVPWVCDVADELLIPSAVLWVQSCACLTAYYYYHHRLVKFPTKTEPEINVEIPSLPLLKHDEIPSFLHPSSPFAAYGEVILDLLKRLENHKPLFVFIDTFQELEKEIIDHMSNLCPQVKFSPLGPLFKMAQTISSDVKGDISAPASDCMEWLDSREPSSVVYISFGTIVHLKQEQFEEIAHGVLSSGLSFLWVVRPPMEGSSVKPYVLPPELEEKGKIVEWCPQERVLAHPAVACFLSHCGWNSTMEALSSGVPMVCFPMWGDQVTDAVYLVDVFKTGVRLGRGAAEEKIVLREVVSEKLLEATVGEKAVELRESARRWKEEAEAAVAYGGSSDRNFQEFVDELVTKSVARKDNGEYS